One Setaria italica strain Yugu1 chromosome II, Setaria_italica_v2.0, whole genome shotgun sequence DNA segment encodes these proteins:
- the LOC101769410 gene encoding uncharacterized protein LOC101769410 — protein MPCCPPLLLGVGPRLRSFLRDYDALQSLALALIYLQIGCALIGSLGALFNGVLVINLVIGLFAVVAIESSSQRLGRTYAVLLFFAVVLDVAWFILFSHAIWTITPDEKYGELFVFSLRLALWMQIIGFSVRFLSSFIWIQMYRLGASSSTPTYFDANHEVRNSFLSPRSDSVRRSSMADDILGGSIYDPSYYSSLFEDGRNNACNHQGDKQSGSNDSGSTSAGQSPRLKSFSCRSLLTNDVESGLRRPLNP, from the exons ATGCCCTGCtgcccgccgctgctgctcggAGTCGGGCCGCGGCTGCGCTCCTTCCTCCGCGACTACGACGCGCTCCAGTCCCTCGCCCTCGCGCTCATCTACCTCCAG ATTGGTTGTGCACTTATCGGATCACTTGGGGCATTGTTCAATGGGGTTCTTGTCATCAACCTGGTGATTGGTCTATTTGCTGTTGTTGCGATTGAGAGCAGTAGCCAGAGACTTGGCCGGACATATGCTGTCCTtctcttcttcgctgtcgtccTTGATGTTGCTTGGTTTATACTCTTCTCACATGCTATCTG GACTATTACTCCTGATGAGAAGTATGGCGAACTTTTTGTTTTCTCACTCAGATTAGCATTATGGATGCAAATCATTGGGTTTTCAGTCAGGTTCTTGTCTTCATTCATATGGATCCAGATGTATAGGTTAGGGGCCTCTTCCAGCACACCAACATATTTTGACGCAAATCATGAAGTACGAAATAGTTTCTTAAGCCCAAGATCTGATTCAGTTAGACGGAGTTCCATGGCAGACGATATATTGGGAGGTTCAATTTATGATCCTTCTTATTACTCGTCACTCTTTGAGGATGGTCGAAACAATGCATGCAATCATCAG GGTGATAAACAAAGTGGTAGTAATGACAGTGGTTCAACATCGGCGGGACAATCTCCACGACTTAAATCTTTCTCTTGTAGATCTCTTCTGACTAATGAT GTGGAAAGTGGACTAAGAAGACCCCTGAACCCCTAG
- the LOC101769814 gene encoding histone-lysine N-methyltransferase, H3 lysine-9 specific SUVH1: MAQQMASAPLDDTVLDAQPLRTLTPMFPAPLGLHTFTPQNSPSFICVTPFGPYAGGTELGTAAVPSTFAASTPAAEPSQTQLHTANMNGAAQANGTAVNSLVPPLQTPLSAGMQESGKRKRGRPKRVPDAAGPSAPSASSAPLAPTVPPVTSFPLVPSAPQESGNVVSLTPSATPQESGKRKRGRPKRVQDVPVQGPPAPQADSTPVVQALPGPTVHESGTRKRGRPKRLQDSSDIITPPIHSKDSVPPPQLPSSATSPESGKRKRGRPKRILDGSVTPSSHSGYSMDDDAVDTTKRGRPRKIDTNLLQLPSLSSDDPRETADNVLMMFDALRRRLVQLDDVKQVAKQQHNLKAGSIMTNAELRVNKIKRIGEIPGVEVGDMFYFRIEMCLVGLNSQSMAGIDYMSAKFGNEEDPVAISVVSAGVYDNSEDDPDVLVYTGQGMSGKDDQKLERGNLALERSLHRGNPIRVIRSVKDLACPTGKIYVYDGLYKIKEAWMEKGKSGFNVFKHKLLREPGQPDGIAVWKKTEKWRENPSSRDHVILLDISYGVESKPICLVNEVDDEKGPTNFTYTTKLTYGNSLSSMRKMQGCKCTSVCLPGDNNCSCMHRNAGDLPYSASGILVSRMPMLYECNDSCTCSQNCRNRVVQKGTQIRFEVFKTGDRGWGLRSWDPIRAGTFICEYAGEIIDRNSGNGEDDFIFETSPSEQNLRWNYAPELLGEPSLSDSNETPKQLPIIISAKRTGNVARFMNHSCSPNVFWQPVLYDHGDEGYPHIAFFAIKHIPPMTELTYDYGQSQGNSQVGSNSGCRKSKSCFCWSRKCRGSFG; this comes from the coding sequence ATGGCTCAGCAGATGGCTTCAGCTCCATTGGATGACACAGTTCTTGATGCCCAACCCTTGCGTACATTGACTCCCATGTTCCCTGCACCACTAGGGCTCCACACATTCACTCCTCAAAACTCCCCTTCATTTATCTGTGTGACCCCATTTGGACCATATGCCGGAGGCACTGAATTGGGTACGGCTGCTGTTCCATCAACGTTTGCAGCATCAACACCCGCTGCAGAACCCAGCCAGACACAGCTGCATACTGCTAATATGAATGGAgctgctcaagctaatggtacCGCAGTCAACAGTTTGGTACCTCCTTTGCAAACTCCTCTGTCAGCTGGCATGCAGGAATCTGGTAAGAGGAAGAGGGGCAGGCCAAAGCGTGTGCCAGATGCTGCTGGTCCTTCAGCTCCTTCCGCTTCTTCAGCTCCTCTGGCTCCTACGGTTCCTCCAGTTACTTCATTTCCTTTGGTTCCTTCAGCTCCTCAGGAAAGTGGCAATGTTGTTTCCCTGACTCCTTCAGCCACCCCACAGGAATCTGGCAAAAGGAAGAGGGGACGGCCCAAACGTGTACAAGATGTTCCTGTACAGGGTCCTCCAGCTCCTCAAGCAGATAGTACACCTGTTGTTCAGGCACTTCCTGGGCCCACTGTACATGAATCTGGTACGAGAAAAAGAGGACGACCCAAACGTTTGCAGGATAGTTCAGATATTATAACTCCTCCAATTCACTCAAAAGATAGTGTACCCCCTCCCCAGCTCCCTAGTTCAGCCACCTCACCTGAAAGTGGTAAGAGGAAGAGGGGACGTCCAAAGCGCATTCTTGATGGTTCAGTGACTCCATCAAGTCATTCAGGTTATTCAATGGATGATGATGCTGTTGACACAACAAAACGTGGGCGACCTAGGAAAATTGACACCAATCTGTTGCAGCTTCCATCTTTGTCTTCAGATGATCCTAGGGAAACTGCAGATAATGTACTCATGATGTTTGACGCACTGCGGCGGAGACTTGTGCAGCTGGATGATGTGAAGCAAGTCGCAAAGCAGCAGCATAACTTGAAGGCTGGGAGCATCATGACTAATGCTGAACTTCGTGTCAATAAGATCAAGAGGATTGGAGAGATTCCAGGTGTTGAGGTTGGTGATATGTTCTACTTCAGGATTGAGATGTGCCTAGTGGGGCTGAATAGTCAGAGCATGGCAGGGATAGATTACATGTCAGCCAAGTTTGGTAATGAGGAGGACCCTGTGGCTATAAGTGTTGTGTCAGCTGGTGTGTATGATAACAGTGAAGACGATCCAGATGTTCTAGTTTACACTGGACAGGGCATGTCTGGCAAAGATGACCAAAAACTTGAAAGGGGTAATCTTGCACTGGAGAGGAGTTTGCATAGAGGTAATCCAATTAGAGTCATTCGTAGTGTAAAAGATTTGGCTTGTCCAACTGGCAAGATATACGTATATGATGGCCTTTACAAGATTAAAGAAGCCTGGATGGAGAAAGGAAAATCTGGTTTCAATGTGTTTAAACACAAGTTGCTCAGAGAACCTGGCCAACCTGATGGCATTGCAGTGTGGAAGAAGACTGAAAAATGGAGGGAAAATCCATCATCTAGAGACCATGTTATATTGCTTGACATATCGTATGGTGTGGAAAGTAAACCTATTTGCCTTGTAAATGAGGTTGATGATGAGAAGGGTCCTACCAATTTCACATATACTACTAAATTGACCTATGGAAATTCTCTGAGCTCCATGAGAAAGATGCAAGGTTGCAAATGCACAAGTGTATGCCTCCCTGGTGATAACAACTGCTCTTGTATGCATCGAAATGCCGGTGACCTTCCTTACAGTGCTTCAGGCATACTTGTTAGCCGCATGCCTATGTTATATGAGTGTAATGATTCCTGCACTTGTTCACAAAATTGCCGCAACCGAGTTGTACAGAAAGGTACCCAGATTCGTTTTGAAGTGTTTAAGACAGGAGATCGTGGTTGGGGCCTCCGTAGTTGGGATCCAATCCGAGCAGGCACATTTATCTGTGAATATGCAGGTGAAATCATTGACAGAAATAGTGGGAACGGCGAAGATGACTTTATCTTCGAGACCTCTCCTTCAGAGCAGAATTTAAGATGGAACTATGCACCAGAATTACTGGGCGAACCTAGTCTTTCTGACTCAAATGAGACACCCAAGCAACTGCCAATCATCATCAGTGCAAAGCGAACAGGGAATGTGGCTCGCTTTATGAACCACAGTTGCTCACCTAATGTTTTTTGGCAACCAGTCTTGTATGATCACGGTGATGAAGGATATCCACATATTGCATTTTTTGCAATTAAGCACATACCCCCGATGACAGAGCTCACATATGATTATGGTCAGAGCCAAGGTAATAGTCAAGTGGGATCTAATTCTGGTTGTCGGAAGTCTAAAAGTTGCTTCTGTTGGTCCCGTAAGTGCAGAGGTTCCTTTGGCTAG